A single region of the Bacillus cereus genome encodes:
- a CDS encoding YitT family protein: MKKIFEYLLLTIGSIIVAGSLELILAPNGLVDGGVTAIAIMANKVAGLPLYGVFLGLNIPILLFTAKVMGKKFFIRTSYANVVTTLGLIYLKPFPAITTSELLIVLYGGVLFGVGVGIVVKMGGAIDGSEMLAVWMNKHFKVPISTFLLAVNAVIFVFVAILFSIEQAMFSLAIFYIVTKMIDFILDGINQGKSVMIISNKNKEIGELLMKELQLSVTYLHGEGGFLGEHQRIIYCITNRFIYPKMKDLVLSVDPTAIIEASYSTETTGVKRPGRTARSGQVSEK, from the coding sequence ATGAAAAAAATATTTGAATACCTATTATTAACAATTGGCTCGATTATAGTAGCAGGTTCATTAGAGCTTATTTTAGCACCTAATGGATTAGTAGATGGCGGGGTAACGGCTATTGCTATTATGGCAAATAAAGTTGCTGGATTACCGCTTTACGGAGTGTTTTTAGGACTTAATATCCCGATTTTACTATTTACTGCAAAAGTAATGGGGAAGAAGTTTTTCATCCGTACATCCTATGCAAATGTTGTTACAACACTCGGATTGATTTATTTAAAACCATTTCCAGCAATTACGACTTCGGAATTATTAATTGTACTTTATGGAGGAGTTCTATTTGGTGTTGGTGTTGGGATTGTTGTAAAAATGGGCGGAGCAATTGATGGATCAGAAATGTTAGCTGTATGGATGAACAAGCATTTTAAAGTACCAATTAGTACATTTTTACTTGCTGTAAATGCGGTTATTTTTGTATTTGTTGCTATTTTATTTTCAATTGAGCAAGCGATGTTCTCATTAGCAATTTTCTATATTGTTACGAAGATGATAGATTTCATATTAGACGGTATTAATCAAGGAAAGAGCGTCATGATTATTTCGAATAAAAATAAAGAAATTGGCGAACTGCTTATGAAAGAATTACAACTGTCTGTTACGTATCTACATGGAGAAGGTGGTTTTTTAGGAGAGCACCAGAGAATTATTTATTGTATTACAAACCGTTTCATTTATCCAAAAATGAAAGATCTCGTTCTCTCTGTAGATCCAACTGCTATAATTGAAGCTTCTTATTCAACAGAAACAACTGGTGTAAAGCGTCCAGGAAGGACAGCGAGATCAGGGCAAGTATCAGAAAAATAG
- a CDS encoding PLP-dependent aminotransferase family protein — MDLTIPLQLESKTPIYLQIYEYMKREISQGLLPAGTRLPSHRNLAIQLNVSRITVESAYQQLLAEGYVESKPKRGIFVAEVDIDVIQNKQHVASNSANNIKNEQYDYDCSQGLIDQKAFPITNWKRALQETLFQYENDLFAREDPQGEFILREHISKYLYHARGVHSTPDQIIIGAGTQPLLWLLLQLLGSKKEYGIENPGFHRITAMIQSSALPVHPIPLDDKGIHISALRESSANVAYVTPSHQFPLGMIMPLSRRLELLRWANDCEGYIIEDDYDGEFRYVGKPIPSLQGLDSNERVIYMGTFSKSFLPSLRMGYIVLPPHLLKIYKALGGMFKQTVSTLQQLAFAAFIQNGDWERHINRSRTLYKRKHISLVKSITNEMGNSVHILGEQSGLHIVLHVHNGMNEQELIHAAAKQRIKLYPLSTYDSVHNLRKASYVLLGFGSIPEDSIETVVKLLKIVWFPN, encoded by the coding sequence ATGGATCTTACTATCCCATTACAATTAGAAAGTAAAACACCAATTTACTTACAAATTTACGAATATATGAAACGAGAAATTTCTCAGGGATTACTACCTGCCGGTACACGCCTTCCTTCTCACAGAAATTTAGCGATACAACTTAATGTTAGTCGTATTACTGTTGAATCTGCTTATCAACAATTACTAGCTGAAGGTTATGTAGAAAGTAAACCGAAACGTGGGATTTTTGTTGCGGAAGTTGATATTGATGTCATTCAAAATAAACAACACGTTGCGTCAAACAGCGCTAACAATATTAAAAATGAACAATATGACTATGATTGTAGCCAAGGCCTTATTGATCAAAAAGCTTTTCCAATTACAAACTGGAAAAGAGCATTACAAGAAACTTTATTCCAGTATGAAAATGATTTATTTGCTAGAGAAGATCCTCAAGGTGAGTTCATTCTACGAGAACATATTTCAAAATATTTATATCATGCTCGCGGGGTACATTCTACACCTGATCAAATTATTATCGGAGCCGGTACGCAGCCTCTTCTTTGGCTACTACTCCAACTGCTTGGTTCAAAAAAAGAATATGGAATCGAAAACCCTGGATTTCACCGTATAACTGCTATGATTCAAAGTTCTGCTCTTCCTGTTCACCCTATACCTCTAGATGATAAAGGTATTCATATTTCAGCTTTACGTGAATCAAGTGCTAATGTGGCATACGTCACTCCATCTCACCAATTTCCTCTTGGAATGATTATGCCATTATCTAGAAGGCTCGAATTATTAAGATGGGCCAATGATTGCGAAGGATATATTATTGAAGATGATTATGACGGGGAATTTCGTTATGTAGGAAAACCTATCCCCTCTTTACAGGGACTAGATTCAAATGAACGCGTTATTTATATGGGAACTTTCTCGAAATCCTTTTTACCTTCTTTGCGAATGGGGTATATCGTTTTACCACCTCATCTTTTAAAAATCTATAAAGCGCTTGGAGGCATGTTTAAACAAACTGTTTCTACCCTGCAGCAACTTGCCTTTGCAGCCTTTATTCAAAATGGGGATTGGGAACGCCATATTAATCGAAGTCGTACGTTATATAAAAGAAAACATATTTCTTTAGTTAAATCTATTACAAACGAAATGGGCAATAGCGTTCATATACTCGGTGAACAATCAGGGCTTCATATCGTACTTCATGTTCATAATGGGATGAACGAACAAGAACTTATTCATGCTGCTGCAAAACAGCGAATCAAATTGTACCCACTCTCTACATATGATTCTGTACATAATTTAAGAAAGGCGTCTTATGTATTACTTGGTTTCGGCAGTATTCCCGAAGATAGTATCGAAACGGTTGTCAAATTACTGAAAATAGTCTGGTTCCCTAACTAA
- a CDS encoding GNAT family N-acetyltransferase has translation MNIREVVTEADLHDVFPVLQQLRTKISREEASSLFQKMKKENYKLLSLQNEDDEVVSLAGVAICTNFYNEKHVFVYDLVTAKAHRSKGYGKVLLSYVEKWGEEKGCSSIVLTSAFPRVDAHRFYEREGYDKVSYSFYKEL, from the coding sequence ATGAATATTAGAGAAGTAGTAACAGAAGCTGATTTACATGATGTATTCCCTGTATTACAGCAATTACGAACAAAAATCTCAAGAGAAGAAGCAAGTTCTTTATTTCAAAAAATGAAAAAAGAAAATTATAAACTACTCTCGTTACAGAATGAAGATGACGAAGTTGTTAGTCTAGCTGGTGTAGCGATTTGTACGAATTTTTATAATGAGAAACATGTTTTCGTATATGACCTTGTAACTGCAAAAGCTCACAGATCAAAAGGATATGGTAAGGTTCTGCTGTCATATGTAGAAAAATGGGGGGAAGAAAAAGGGTGCAGTTCTATCGTTCTTACATCAGCGTTTCCAAGAGTTGATGCACATCGTTTTTATGAAAGAGAAGGCTACGATAAGGTAAGCTATTCTTTTTATAAAGAATTATAA
- a CDS encoding metallophosphoesterase encodes MEKIQKLLIPKGVRVIVISDIHGELNLLKELLHKVNFKDDDYLIINGDLCEKGNDSIGVVNYVMDLVVSKPNVYVVEGNCEVVVEALVNENPALINYLCTRKNTIFNEWIGQLNITVNEESDIREVKNILMSHFSKEIKWLTELPTAIETEEYIFVHAGLEDREDWKRTDRKNAIAMPEFFYKSHRADKYVIVGHWPVVNYSDEAPSNNPVIDKEKKIIAIDGGNAIKEAGQLNAFIIQRTTSGDMFSYTYVDHFPQYEVLADFNANSVMQGGVTYPHYYIEPVERMKGFTVCKQLGTNELLHVKNEYIKQLESGEYTVKTDISCAQISIRKGDTVSLIDGSCMGYDLIKKDGVEGWIEKGILLEVKKKGNTIFS; translated from the coding sequence TTGGAAAAAATTCAGAAACTATTAATTCCAAAAGGTGTAAGAGTTATCGTAATATCTGATATTCATGGCGAATTAAATCTTTTAAAGGAATTATTACATAAAGTTAATTTTAAAGATGATGATTATTTAATTATAAATGGCGACCTTTGTGAGAAGGGGAACGATAGCATTGGCGTCGTAAACTATGTGATGGATTTAGTAGTTAGCAAGCCGAATGTTTATGTAGTTGAAGGGAATTGTGAAGTTGTAGTTGAAGCGCTTGTAAATGAAAATCCTGCGCTAATAAATTATTTATGTACGCGAAAAAATACAATTTTTAATGAATGGATAGGGCAATTGAACATTACAGTTAATGAAGAAAGTGATATTCGTGAAGTGAAAAACATATTGATGAGCCATTTTTCAAAAGAAATAAAGTGGCTAACAGAATTGCCAACTGCTATTGAAACTGAGGAGTATATCTTTGTACATGCTGGCCTTGAAGATAGAGAGGATTGGAAACGAACAGACAGGAAAAATGCAATTGCAATGCCAGAGTTTTTTTATAAGTCACACAGAGCGGATAAGTACGTAATTGTAGGACATTGGCCTGTTGTGAACTATTCCGATGAGGCGCCGTCTAACAATCCAGTTATTGATAAAGAGAAAAAAATTATTGCGATTGATGGTGGTAATGCGATTAAAGAAGCAGGGCAATTAAATGCATTTATTATTCAGAGGACAACTTCAGGTGATATGTTTTCTTATACGTATGTAGATCATTTTCCGCAGTATGAAGTATTGGCTGATTTTAATGCGAATTCAGTAATGCAGGGCGGGGTTACATATCCGCATTATTACATAGAACCAGTGGAGAGAATGAAAGGTTTTACAGTATGTAAACAACTAGGAACAAATGAATTACTTCATGTGAAAAACGAGTATATAAAGCAACTTGAATCAGGTGAGTATACAGTGAAAACGGATATTTCTTGTGCGCAAATCAGTATTAGAAAAGGGGATACAGTTTCTTTAATTGATGGCAGTTGCATGGGATATGATTTAATTAAAAAAGATGGTGTAGAAGGCTGGATAGAGAAAGGGATTCTACTTGAGGTAAAAAAGAAGGGGAATACAATATTTAGCTAA
- a CDS encoding GNAT family N-acetyltransferase: protein MQNVILKGNKVTIRTIEESDIKTLWSLIFKEENPEWKKWDAPYFPISMQEYTPYKENSQKRLKEEPLSNLIVEHEGQIIGTVGFYWEHKPTRWLEMGIVIYDPAYWNGGYGTEALTLYRDLLFKNMEIGRVGLTTWSGNERMMKVAEKIGMSLEGRMRKCRYYNGTYYDSIRMGMIREEWEVLCATKG, encoded by the coding sequence ATGCAAAACGTTATATTAAAGGGGAACAAAGTTACAATTCGTACAATTGAAGAATCAGATATAAAAACATTATGGAGCCTCATATTTAAAGAAGAAAATCCAGAGTGGAAAAAATGGGATGCACCGTATTTTCCAATATCAATGCAAGAATACACGCCATATAAAGAAAATTCACAAAAACGTTTAAAAGAAGAACCGCTATCGAATTTAATTGTCGAACATGAAGGCCAAATCATTGGGACAGTAGGTTTTTATTGGGAACATAAACCGACGCGTTGGTTAGAAATGGGAATCGTAATTTATGACCCAGCATACTGGAATGGTGGCTACGGTACAGAAGCATTAACATTATATAGGGACTTACTATTTAAAAATATGGAGATTGGTAGAGTAGGACTTACAACTTGGTCTGGCAATGAAAGAATGATGAAAGTAGCGGAGAAAATAGGAATGAGCTTAGAAGGTAGAATGCGAAAATGCCGATATTATAACGGAACATACTATGATTCTATTCGAATGGGAATGATTCGTGAAGAGTG